One genomic window of Arachis hypogaea cultivar Tifrunner chromosome 8, arahy.Tifrunner.gnm2.J5K5, whole genome shotgun sequence includes the following:
- the LOC112707343 gene encoding vesicle-associated protein 4-1, whose protein sequence is MAIAGGAHTPRSEANLFRFCPFWSSGNASSSSSLSSSAHNNHNHRSEGNNTATSASASSSSSSSSAKTVSAVARSLFPPRRRLRLDPSSCLYFPYEPGKQVRSAVRLKNTSKSYVAFKFQTTAPKSCYMRPPGGIIAPGESLIATVFKFVEQPENNEKMSDQKNKVKFKIMSLKVKEGVDYVPELFDEQKDLVSVERILKVVFIDPERPSPALEKLKRQLNEADTAVEARKKPPPAEAGPRVVAEGLVIDEWKERRERYLARQQVQAVDSV, encoded by the exons ATGGCAATCGCCGGCGGCGCCCACACGCCGCGCTCCGAAGCTAACCTCTTCAGGTTCTGCCCCTTCTGGAGCTCCGGcaacgcttcttcttcttcttctctatcttCTTCAGCTCACAACAACCATAACCACCGCTCCGAAGGGAACAACACTGCTACTTCTGCTTctgcgtcttcttcttcttcttcttcttctgccaaAACAGTGTCGGCGGTGGCGAGGTCGCTGTTCCCTCCACGTCGAAGGCTCCGTCTCGATCCTTCAAGCTGCCTCTACTTTCCAT ATGAACCGGGGAAACAGGTTAGGAGTGCGGTTCGTTTGAAAAACACAAGCAAGTCGTATGTTGCTTTCAAG TTTCAAACTACGGCACCAAAGAGTTGTTACATGAGGCCTCCTGGTGGTATTATTGCTCCTGGTGAAAGCTTGATTGCAACCG TGTTTAAGTTTGTGGAGCAACCTGAGAACAATGAAAAGATGTCAGACCAGAAGAACAAGGTGAAGTTCAAAATCATGAGTCTCAAAGTGAAAGAAGGAGTGGACTACGTACCTGAGCTG TTTGACGAACAAAAGGATCTAGTCTCAGTGGAACGAATCTTGAAGGTTGTATTTATTGATCCAGAAAGGCCTAGTCCT GCTTTGGAAAAACTGAAGAGACAGCTTAATGAAGCTGATACTGCAGTTGAGGCTCGAAAGAAGCCGCCTCCTGCGGAGGCAGGTCCTCGTGTTGTAGCTGAAGGACTTGTAATTGATGAATGG aaagaaagaagggagagGTACTTGGCCAGGCAACAAGTTCAAGCAGTAGATTCAGTGTGA
- the LOC112707344 gene encoding uncharacterized protein, which produces MAPRALWSSCFGKHLHNGGVAEGTAADGGVAAAGPVMVEMFTSQGCGTSPAADLVLSRLGRGDFQLGFPVVLLAYHVDYWDYVGWKDPFGSSQWTVRQKAYVQALGLDTIFTPQVIVQGQAHCIGNDENALIEAINSVPRFPAPTFQATFRRPTSDALEVMLTGALRMKVDSNGVAVMVALYENGLVTDCPRGENKGRVLSNDYVVRKLEKLCNVVDLPPKKTVSGTITFPLWSSFNSSKCGLALFIQTNTHQIFGSQNFHLPEDI; this is translated from the exons ATGGCGCCGCGGGCACTCTGGTCATCATGCTTCGGAAAGCACCTCCACAACGGCGGGGTTGCGGAGGGTACGGCGGCGGACGGCGGCGTAGCGGCGGCGGGCCCGGTGATGGTGGAGATGTTCACGTCCCAGGGGTGCGGGACATCGCCGGCGGCAGACCTGGTGCTGTCGCGGCTGGGGAGGGGGGACTTCCAGCTGGGCTTTCCGGTGGTGCTTCTGGCCTACCACGTGGATTATTGGGACTATGTGGGCTGGAAGGACCCATTTGGATCAAGCCAGTGGACGGTTAGACAAAAAGCTTACGTTCAGGCCCTTGGGCTTGATACCATATTCACACCACAGGTCATAGTCCAAGGCCAGGCCCATTGCATAGGAAATGACGAGAATGCCCTCATTGAAGCCATCAACTCTGTACCCAGGTTCCCTGCTCCTACATTCCAG GCAACTTTCAGAAGGCCTACATCAGATGCATTGGAAGTAATGCTGACAGGTGCATTGAGGATGAAAGTGGACAGCAATGGTGTAGCTGTGATGGTGGCATTGTATGAAAACGGTTTGGTCACTGACTGCCCAAGAGGGGAGAACAAAGGTCGTGTTCTTTCCAATGACTATGTTGTCAGAAAACTTGAAAAGCTATGCAATGTGGTAGACCTTCCTCCAAAGAAGACAGTATCAGGAACAATCACTTTCCCCTTGTGGAGTTCCTTCAACAGCAGCAAGTGTGGCCTAGCACTCTTTATTCAAACCAACACTCATCAAATCTTCGGTTCACAGAATTTTCACCTCCCAGAAGATATATGA